GGTTAGTCCTCTTTGTCATAACCGCGGTCACAGGCCTCATCCTCGGCGCCGTGCATACGGTGACGCTGGAGCCGATCCGCAGGTCTCAGGAGAAGGCCAAGAACGAGGCGCTTTCCGCCACCCTGCCGGGAGCGAAAGATTTTAAGGCGATAGAGATCAAGGGCGACGCGGGAATAATCAAAGAGATATTTGAGGGAAGCGACGGCGGCAGCGTCGTCGGCTACAACTTCACTGTGACGCCTAAGGGATACGGCGGCCCCATCGAGTTCGTCGTCGGCATCTCCAATGACGGGCTGGTAAAGGATATCAAGATCCTTACCTCCAGCGAGACGCCGGGACTCGGCGCGAAGGCCGCCGACGAACCCTTCGCGGGACAGTTCCGCGACAGAAAGGCGCAGGAGCTCGCCGTCACCAAGACGCCGCCGGAGAATGACGCCCAGATACAGGCCATATCCGGCGCCACGATATCTTCGAGCGCCGTGGTCACAGGCGTGAATGCGGCGGTCTCATACTGGAAAAACAATCTGGGAGGCGGAGACAAATAATGGCAAATCCTCTTAAACTGATCAAAAATGGGATACTTACCGAGAACCCGACCTTCGTCCTCGTCCTCGGGATGTGCCCCACGATCGCCGTCACCACGAGCGTGGTAAACGCCATCGGCATGGGGCTCGCCGCGACGGCGGTTCTCATGGGGTCGAACGTCGCGGTCGCGGCGCTGCGCAAATTCATCCCCGATGAGATCCGCATCCCGGCCTTCATCGTCGTCATAGCGGGCTTCGTCACCGTAGTACAGCTGCTGATCGCGGGATACGCGCCGGCGCTCGACAAGGCGCTGGGGATATTCATCCCTCTCATCGTCGTCAACTGCATAATCCTCGCCCGCGCCGAGGCCTTCGCCTTCAAGAACGGCGTCGTCGCCTCGCTCTTCGACGGGATCGGCATGGGGCTCGGTTTTACCTGCGCGCTCGTCCTGATCGGCGCGATACGCGAGCTGATCGGCAACGGCACGATACTGGGACACACGATACTCTCCTCTTCCTTCTACCAGCCGACGCTGCTCACGATACTCGCCCCCGGCGGATTCATCACGCTCGGCATATTGATGGCGCTCTTCCGTAACCGGCAGATGAAGAAAGAAGAAAAGGAAAACGGCGCGCTGTCGGCCTTCGACGGCTGGCACCAGCTCGACGCCTGCGGCGGCTGCGCGCTTAAGGGGATCTGCGGCGGCGGGAGCCCCGATTCCGTCTGCGCGAAACAGGCGGAAGAAGACAAAACCGCAGCAAGGGAGGCTGGTAAATAATGTCGCTCCTGGCTCTCTTTATCAGTTCGGTCCTGGTAAACAACATCCTGCTCGCGCGTTTTCTCGGCTGCTGCCCTTTCCTCGGGGTATCCAGCCAACTTGAGACGGCGAAGGGAATGGGGATCGCCGTAGTATTCGTAACGACTTTCGCCGCGATAATGACGTG
The window above is part of the Cloacibacillus evryensis DSM 19522 genome. Proteins encoded here:
- the rsxE gene encoding electron transport complex subunit RsxE, encoding MANPLKLIKNGILTENPTFVLVLGMCPTIAVTTSVVNAIGMGLAATAVLMGSNVAVAALRKFIPDEIRIPAFIVVIAGFVTVVQLLIAGYAPALDKALGIFIPLIVVNCIILARAEAFAFKNGVVASLFDGIGMGLGFTCALVLIGAIRELIGNGTILGHTILSSSFYQPTLLTILAPGGFITLGILMALFRNRQMKKEEKENGALSAFDGWHQLDACGGCALKGICGGGSPDSVCAKQAEEDKTAAREAGK
- a CDS encoding RnfABCDGE type electron transport complex subunit G → MGKIVKLGLVLFVITAVTGLILGAVHTVTLEPIRRSQEKAKNEALSATLPGAKDFKAIEIKGDAGIIKEIFEGSDGGSVVGYNFTVTPKGYGGPIEFVVGISNDGLVKDIKILTSSETPGLGAKAADEPFAGQFRDRKAQELAVTKTPPENDAQIQAISGATISSSAVVTGVNAAVSYWKNNLGGGDK